Below is a window of Phoenix dactylifera cultivar Barhee BC4 chromosome 7, palm_55x_up_171113_PBpolish2nd_filt_p, whole genome shotgun sequence DNA.
TTGGGACGGCGACCGGCTGATCTCTTGGCTCTTGTCATGCCAACTTTTTTCCCCTgaagcatcaaaatacaaagCATGAGCAAGTCCCTGCGGGATAGGGATAGTACCATTCCATACAAAGATCCTAGTGTGATGTGCtacaaaggaggcgacccagtcagccGCACTGTTCGTCTTCCGTAATACATGTGTGATCCCAAATGATTCGAGACTCTCCAGAGCCCTGCTAACCTTTGCAAACATGTGGTATGACCATGGATATGAGGTGAGTTTTTACGCAGCCGCACGTTCATACACACGGTGCCGCAACCTGTCCCAAAATTCCCCTTGCCATGTGCAATATTCCTAGCCCTAATCAAGCAATTTGGAGGGGTCATGCATAATCCACAACATATGGACGTGCAAGCAAGTTGGTCAAATGCTGAGGGAGACATTTCTAAAGAGAAATCAAACCCCACTATAGAACTAATGAAGACAGGATGGCATGGTTCCTTTTCATGATGGCTATAGTGGCGCATGGTCTAAATACCACACGTGTCCCATTAGGTTCTCgtcattatatttttaaaatttgaaatttggatgtagtcttctttttttcttttttcttggagCTGTGTTAGATGAAAAAAGGACGCGCCCATGACAAGATGTTGCTTAGAAGCTACTCTCACCATCAACAAATTAGGGAGCATTTGGGTGCCTGGTTATAATATTCAAGAGTTTTTTATGAGTTGAAGGAATTTATAGTTAAAATGGTATCTTGCCAGGTTGACAATATGAATTGGACGATGCGGTCATACCATCGCatgctaaaagaaagaaaaaaaaattgacaatTAATAGTCGATATGATGTGGTGACTAGGAATTCGTTCAGAAAACATCTCGTGCGTGCTGCAACCCCCAACCGTTCGAGGTTCCTTAAAGTCAACTCAACCGGTTTCCTCATTCGGACACAGAGGGTAGGCCAACCAAAACAGCAGCAAATTGGTTACAGGAGAATCTATCTCACTGTTCTtcattctttctctctttctcattCATTTTCCATCCATAAAATTTCTACTGACTTAGGCATCAGAAGGCCCAACCGGAGCCAATCCAGCAAGCCTTTATCCTTTTTCCATTATTTTGTAGATCTCCGGAGGCAATCCACACCAATATCCTAAGATTGCAGCAACAAATTGGTCTTGTCTGTGAGAAACAAAGGCTAAAAATGGTGTGCAGAAAAAACAATGGCTTAGAAGCCGTCTAATAGTAATTTAGTGGCTTCTGGAGGGGCATCCCAAAGTTTCTGCCATTACAATCAGATGCAGAAACCACCGATGCAGAGAAACTTGGCCTGCTAACTCAGCAAGTGCGAGCTCTTACTTTGATAGTGAAGGAGCTATAGCAGTAGATCCTTCCGTTGGTAGTAGGACCACTTGACCGCTAGGATAAGCCTATCCAGGGCAGCAGCCATCCCCACCCCGAAGGTTATGACAAGACTCAAAGGCAGGGTCACCCTCATCCTTATTCTAATACTAGATCCAATTTCAAAAATCTCTCTACAGACCGACCAAATAGTCTCAAAGAAGAAAACCGACTTGGACCTGAGAATCTAAGAGATACACGACCAAATCAAAGCCCTGCAGGAGTAGAAGGTCGAAGCTAGAGACAACTTTGAGGTGATGTGTGAGCCTCCATTTACTGAAGAGATCATGGGAGAACCCTTACCTAGGCAGTCCAGTCTATTATAGCACGATTTTGAGTTTATTAGAATACGATCCTAAAAAATTCAAACTCCAGCTATAAATAGGTCTGAATGCTCTCCAAAAAAGATAACTAAAAATTAACTTGGTTAGAGGAAACTATCTCTCTGGCGATCCTTCGATAGCAGGCTAGTTCAATTCTGTTGGAGTTGCAGTCATTAGGCGAAAAATGAAATAAGCCAGTAAGCTCTTTTCGGGTAAGGAAGTTATCAAACCAGTTCAAGTGTGAGTTGCCAGTCATCCAATTTCGTTCTCTCTGCCATTCCATATGCTCTAACGCTCTCCCCAGAGCTATTCTTATTAGTGCTTCCATTTTCAAGTTAATATGTAGCATATCcggttttcatttttttttcattttcctaTGTTTTCTATTCATAAAATTTCTACCGACTTAAACACCAGAGAGTTCGGTCAGAACTAATTTGACAAGCCTTCACCTTTTGTCCATTATTTTGCAAATCCATAGAGGTGATTCATATCGACATCTCAGAATCGACAgcagaaagaaaacaaaatttcGAGAAAACCATCAATATCGCCAAACAAAACGTTGGTGCTTGTCTccaaaaaagaaacaacaaaaaTTCTGGATCGTAGGTGGGGTTACAGGTTTGACCAATTTCTCATacattccctcttttttttcccccccaGCAAGCTCATATATTTCTACTGGCCTGGGAACTTTGATGGTTGTGTTGTATGAATTTAATCCTAATATTATATAGCAAACAATATTACCGTCGACCAAAATCATATTGAAAAATGAGATCAAGTTACACAAGAATCAAAAATTCGTCAAAATTTGTGCAAGTCTCTTTAACAGGGTTGTTGCCGCCTTATACTACCGTAGATAGCGCAAACGCCATCTGATATGATGAGGCTCCAGTACGAGGAACTGGTGCTTCTGCAGTAGTTTTTGCAAGAACACTGCTATTGATATCACCATTTTGTTTTTCAGAACAATTACTAAGAATTGGCACGGTATACAAGGGATAGGTGGTTATTAATTGTAGTTGGATTGCGgttcggttttttttttttcctgaaatgAATATACCATACACGCCATTGCaaatacatgcaaaaaaaaatcaaaaaataataaatccaAAAGCACACCGAATAATTCTCTCTTCTAGTCATAAGATTTTTCTAAAATGATTAGCCAGCTCTGTTGGCCTCACAATATACGTACTTTATCTGTAAGACTATTCCATCATTAACCGATATTTTTTAGCAGTGGATGGCATATGCCTTTTTGAATTCAATCAATAACCATGGCCGAACTGTGGCTTAGCTTTTAGCCCAAACATTTTAGCTAGCTTGAAAAGAAGGACGTGCATGCCACCACTTGTGTCCAAACTATACAGCCATGGTGGGCCTCAAGCTAGTTTTAGTGCATGCATTGTTTGGTGAGAGGTTTTAGTGCTGTCTTGACTTCCTGCCCGGCTCCAAACTTCCAATAAGAGAAAGAATGGAAGGTCTCACGGCAGTATTTTGACTAGTGTCTGAATGTCagaaaaactcttccaccccaCCAATTCATCCAACGTTAACGAAGATTAAAGAAGCAAACACTACGTAAAATAACCACCACCTTTATTGTAGAGTTGGGAGTACTCAGAGAAGACGGTGTAGAGAGAGAATTGAGAAGAGAGGATGTCGTCGgacggggaggaggaggaggaggagtatcTTTTCAAGGTGGTGATAATCGGGGACTCGGCGGTGGGGAAGTCGAACCTGCTGTCGAGGTACGCGCGGAATGAGTTCAACCTCCACTCCAAGGCTACCATTGGGGTGGAGTTCCAGACGCAGACCCTCGACATCGACGGCAAGGAGGTCAAGGCCCAGATCTGGGACACCGCCGGCCAGGAGCGATTCCGCGCCGTCACCTCCGCCTACTACCGCGGCGCCGTCGGTGCCCTCGTCGTCTATGACATCTCCCGCCGCTCCACCTTCGATTCAGTGCCCCGTTGGCTCCACGAGCTCGACAGTAATGCTACTCTATAGACTATATGCTCCCTGCTGCTCTTTTCTCTCCAGCTTCTGCTGCCAGTACTAGTCTGCTGCTTTCTTGTTGGAGAATTGATAGATTTCGGAATCTTTGCGTAATTGTCGTAGATCTGTGCTTTTTCCCTCATTTTTCTGTAATTTTTGTATGGTTGATGGTCGCGGGCATGTAGTTTTGCTGCTAATATTAGTTAGAAAGATGGAGAACTGCGTAACGGGTGGACGGACATGAGAAAGGTGACGACTTTGTTGATGATATTGTTGGTAATGGTCTAATTCTATGCGATTCAGGGATCTTTGGTTCTAGTAGTAGATTTTTGGTTGGAGGAATGGAGAAATTAGAAACGGATCTTGGAAGGTGAACAGAGGCACAGCTTGGTTGATGGGAATGTCGGTGTTGGATGTGCTAATTGTGGTGCatctattgttgttgttgtttatgTATGATGGGGGATTTTAGATTTGGGTTTTCTTCTTGGACTGGGGTTACTGATTATTAATTCTAGTGATAGATAGATGTCGTTGGAGGAGTTGATGAATTATAACATTAATGGAGGAACAAAATAAATCCAGAATTTGGTTGATTGGTATGGTTGGATGGAATGTGTTTATGATTCAGTAGATCTGTTATTCCTTTACAATAGGAGTGATTGTGGAATTTGGTTTGATTCTCCAAATCAGTTTGCtgcttttttgttttaaaaaaataaaggaaaacgcAGTTGTAATCAGTGTAATGGAGAGAAAATGTAACAGAGGAAGGAAATGAACTCTGAAATTGGGTGAGGAGAATGGTGGGATCGATGTATTCACTTGCTGGATTTATTCTGCCTTAATGATTGATGAAACTTAAGTTTGGATTTCCTTCATATATCTAGCTTAATACTCTTAGTGCTAATTCCAGTTTTAGTTTGAGAAATTCAGAAATTACAAGATGGAGACAACATGCAAATTAGCTAATAGTTATTAAGAGAATGGATCTATTTATGTGGTCGATCTGCCTTTTCTATATGGTGCATGATTTTGGGTTTGGGCCTAAGCATCTATACTAGCTTCCGGTAAGACACTTGATCACAATTGCTTTTTTTTCCTAAGGCTTGACATTTTTTTCGTTTATTTCAATTACAAATTTGCGAtgcaattttaaattttgcttcGTAGGATCACTAGAATTGATTTTTAAGTTTTTTCCCTCATTCTCTCTTTAGATCATTTTGGGGATAGGGATGCATTTAGTTTCTCAGACTAAGTCAAAAAGGGCATCCTAATGCACAAGGCTCCCATCATTGCAGGTTCAAGCAGGGGGTCAAATGTATGCAGCCTTACCCTCATGTGCAAATAAGTTGTTTCCATGTATTGAACCCATGACGTCTAGGTCACAATTAGTTTTTGGATAATTCTGACTTACTTCACAAAGTAAGTCAGAATTATTTTATTGGAAAATTTTTCGAATCCTCTTTTTCATGTCACTTTGAGAATATGTAATGTCAGACAATAGTTTTAAggtcaccacatgcagcaactAACTTAAGCATGGGAAAGTACATGGaagcaaaatattttttgatttcaaAGAGCAAGCTGAGATTCAACGTATGTGCCTTAGGAGCCAAGACACATCCTCTTTGCAGGACCTTTTTTTCTTGGAATGCTTAAGTTATAAGCAGAGTATGCTACAGCTTCCTCCAATATGTTCCCCATGTAGTTTTTAATGGGAAACATACCATTAATTTTGGGTCCTTCATAACCTTTTGCTCTGATTGGATTCTAGATCCAATGAAACTATATCTTGTTATGAACGTTTTGACTAAGCAGCAATAATATGGATTATAATCTTACGAGTAACTGTGCACTTTTTCTCATACAGTCATATTTCTCAATCTGTATGAAAATGGATAAGAACATTAATCAAAATAATCCTACATATGTTTGATATAGAAGCCTTATCGATCTCAGTGAATACTTTgtcaaactaaaagaaaaactcATAAAGACCCATAGCATTCCTGCCCCTCtcccaaaaaagaaaatgtaatacAGTTTTCATTTGAGAAATTTGAAGCTCTAGAGGGTTAGACATTAATGAACTTTCTTCAGAAATCAAAGCCATATCCGCAAGCAATTTCCCTGCTCTGTCTTTCATTTTCCAATTCCTAAATAACAATGACAGATCAAGGATTTTTCTGTAAACCTTTATATGTTTTGTACTCGGGAAATCTTGTTTGCTGCTATATAATTACTTTGTTTCTGGCTGTTTCCAattgccttttcttttttattctcttttattcttttaataTCTTCTTTAATTGAATAATTAATTCCCTTCTTAAAGTTGCTATCTGGGTAAAGCCTTTACATATTACTGCTAACGGATAATGTCGAGGAGACTGTTTGGTTGCTGATGTCTAAAAAGGCATACAGTGTTGGGTGGGGAAGAAAATGGACACTGAGGATGAGCATATAGGAGTTTCAAATAAAGTAGAATATGAATGACTTCACTGTTTTAGACTGATTATCAAGGATAGTTCAATTTGGACTCTTGTCTATTTTTCACCCTTTGCTTTCTAGGTTACTAATGTATTATCATCCTTACTAACATTTCCCTTCATTGATGTCTCTTTAGcaattaagatgttttattGAAGTCCACGTTCTGCCTATTCAAAGGTTTTATCCAAAAAATTCCAATCTTTAGGCATGACAACGTGTGTTGGAACTCAGTTGTTTGATATTAAGTTGTCCTtttatggcatgatgttcaatAAACTACCAGACATATACCGACACATGCATGCTTGTTGTTAACTGGCCTGCGAGAGTTTGACAGAGGAACTTCTAATGGGAGCAAAACTATTctaaacaacttctttatagcatttcttccttcttttttttaattagatccTGAGTGGAGCAACTGTTGAACTTGGGTAACATAACCATGTCTAAGATTAATGTTGAGCTTTATTGGATCCACTCTCCCTCATACCACTTTGATGTTACCCATTAATGGATTCCAAAGTCATTCTGTCAACTCTTCTAGTATCTCACTAGAAAATTATTGAAGCAAGAAGCAAGATTCCCAAAGAATTCTTTAAAGAAAAATGGACATTTCAAGCACCAGATATTAAGCATTACACAGAATTTGCTTCATCTGATGCATGCTTATCTAGAAGTCTCTCTAGTGTGCAAGGCACCTAGGCCCTTCAACAATCCAATGACCTAGGTAGCTGGCATTTTCCAGCCCTTTAGGCAGTTTTGGTTTCCTAGGTGCCTAGCCACCTAGGGGCTGCCTTTGTCACAGGCAGGCACCTTGTTCATTGAGTAGGTGGAGGCATTAAATTTGTTAAGTAATTCTCTATTTAAGCAAAAAAGTATTTACTTTAAGAGAGAAAGAAGTGAAGGCAATTTATAACGTATTCTCTTATAAACTGATTGATGCTTGAACATGTCATGTTTCTAAGAAATTTTAAATTCTTCAAATCATTTAGTagaaaaaatattaagaaaaccaAAGCAATTAAGTCGAAGGTTTCATTATTGCATGACTTAACAAATTCACAACCTTACTATCTAGCCATATAATATTCTTTGATGTGCTTTTTTGTGAACTATATGTGACTATACATGAAAGCATGAAATGTTTTTGTAATTTTTGGGAATTTTTAAGCATCCACTTGGCCACCTAGCCATGCTGCCTAGGCCTTTAGAAGGTTGAATGCCTAACACTGGCTAGGCAATTTGACAACTTTGGTACTATGTATGCCTGATGTTGATAACCACTATGAAGTCTCTAATAAAGTCTCTTATTCAGTTAATGAGATTCTCTTGATTATATCTCTATCAAGTTCATATTTTGGAgggggaagagaagagaagatccTATTAtcaattatataaaattatacatcaagatatttaaaaaaataaatagtgaTTACAGAACATAGTTTCTggcaattaattttaattttaaggaGAACAGAGTCATTCATTTAATAATCCATTCTCTTAAATCAGTCACATTTAACAACATATGATTCAACAAGTGGAGCAACACTGTACAAATTAATCATGCTTTTGTTCGGTGATATTCCTACTAGTTTGCTTATAAGTAGCAGCGCAAGAGTCCTATGCAACATATGAGCACTAGTTGCTTTAAGC
It encodes the following:
- the LOC103699426 gene encoding ras-related protein RABA5c-like, giving the protein MSSDGEEEEEEYLFKVVIIGDSAVGKSNLLSRYARNEFNLHSKATIGVEFQTQTLDIDGKEVKAQIWDTAGQERFRAVTSAYYRGAVGALVVYDISRRSTFDSVPRWLHELDTHSDTTVARMLVGNKCDLANIREVSVEDGRSLAEAEGLFFIETSALDSTNVKAAFEIVIKEIYNNVSRKVLNSDSYKAELSLNRVSITGNGTDESKQTTKKFSCC